A region of Chelonoidis abingdonii isolate Lonesome George chromosome 8, CheloAbing_2.0, whole genome shotgun sequence DNA encodes the following proteins:
- the TRIM59 gene encoding tripartite motif-containing protein 59, giving the protein MHHFEEELTCSICYSIFEDPRVLPCSHTFCRNCLESVLQLSSNFSIWRPLRLPLKCPNCRSIVEIPPSGTESLPINFALKAIIEKYQQEDHPDVATCSEHYRQPLNVYCLLDRKLVCGHCLTIGKHHGHPIDDLQSAYMKEKETPRKLLEQLTDEHWTNVCLLIEKLEEQKSHYENIVQDDKKAVLQYFKKLNDTLEHKKQALLAALDEVNAHISEEYAPLVENMKRIREEQLDLMSLNTSVQEEESPLLFLEKVDVVRQRVKALKQKQLPDIKPVEVYPRIGQLLKDVWSKTEIGQINKILTPKIKLISKGNLCPKGSEKERGQSKELLQSINPLTVMLISMMIVIIVISFSKPVLSVVNEVTLIYISDILQFVYQDLCNNLQAIMEMLCHTSNFLMEFMGRIVSFSF; this is encoded by the coding sequence ATGCATCATTTTGAGGAGGAACTAACTTGTTCCATTTGCTATAGTATATTTGAAGACCCACGTGTACTACCATGTTCTCACACATTTTGTAGAAATTGTCTGGAAAGCGTTCTTCAGCTATCAAGCAACTTTTCCATATGGAGACCACTAAGACTTCCACTGAAGTGTCCCAATTGTAGAAGCATTGTTGAAATTCCTCCATCTGGTACTGAGTCATTACCTATCAATTTTGCATTAAAGGCTATCATTGAAAAATATCAGCAAGAAGACCACCCAGATGTTGCAACATGTAGTGAACATTATAGGCAGCCATTAAATGTCTATTGTCTTTTGGATAGAAAATTAGTATGTGGCCATTGTCTTACAATAGGTAAACATCATGGTCATCCCATAGATGACCTTCAGAGTGCctacatgaaagaaaaggagactCCTAGGAAACTCCTCGAGCAATTAACTGATGAACATTGGACTAATGTATGTTTGCTCATTGAAAAGTTGGAAGAACAGAAATCTCATTATGAAAACATTGTTCAAGATGATAAGAAAGCTGTATTGCAATATTTTAAGAAACTTAATGACACACTGGAACATAAAAAGCAAGCTTTGCTAGCTGCTTTGGATGAAGTTAATGCTCACATTTCTGAAGAATATGCACCACTCGTTGAAAACATGAAAAGAATCAGAGAAGAACAGCTTGATTTAATGTCGTTGAACACATCTGTTCAAGAAGAGGAGTCTCCACTTCTTTTCCTTGAGAAGGTTGATGTTGTGCGCCAACGCGTAAAAGCTTTGAAACAAAAGCAACTACCAGATATCAAACCTGTTGAAGTTTATCCACGAATAGGACAGCTATTGAAGGATGTGTGGTCCAAAACTGAGATTGGTCAGATTAACAAGATCCTCACTCCAAAAATAAAGCTGATTTCAAAAGGGAATTTATGCCCCAAAGGCAGTGAGAAGGAAAGAGGACAGTCTAAGGAATTGCTCCAGTCTATAAACCCTCTAACAGTGATGCTAATTTCTATGATGATAGTGATAATTGTGATTTCATTTAGTAAACCTGTATTGTCAGTTGTAAATGAAGTAACTTTGATCTATATTTCAGACATCTTGCAGTTTGTTTATCAAGATCTATGCAACAACTTGCAGGCAATAATGGAAATGCTATGCCATACATCTAATTTCCTGATGGAATTCATGGGGagaattgtttctttttctttctga